The proteins below come from a single Tachypleus tridentatus isolate NWPU-2018 chromosome 13, ASM421037v1, whole genome shotgun sequence genomic window:
- the LOC143236219 gene encoding protein FAM200C-like: MSKKRKWNDEYVKFGFTCTTEKDGTQRPQCILCSTLFSNANLKPSKLDEHFKNKHGGRDAGNDIVTLRVKRARFDQVGTLPTYGFSPTEKPLLRASYEVAYQIAKSKKPHTIGEELIKPCALEMAKIVLGKEAEKKLQQVSLSNDVIHNRIIDMSVDILEQVVADIKASPVKISLQVDESTDNFSLRNELHLDKIGSICTDGAPAMLGNRSGFAALMRKEVPNLKITHCFLHRHSLAAKTLPLDLKKTLDICVKVVNFIRSRALNHRLFQSLCEEMGQEYTVLLYNTEVRWLSRGRVLFRVFELRGEIHQFLRERVQELAIYFKEPSFVQMLAYLADVFLALNELNLSLQGRGLNIVTASAKLAAFKEKLVLWIKRVKMGNLANFPCLEETVTENSTLHPDFVAKVVEHMQMLRTSFEGYFSCGELQTYDNWILNPFMQNLEDVSGIKEDLIDLRHNREIQMEFTNSQLEAYPALAKKALEVLNEMLG, from the exons ATGTCGAAGAAACGAAAGTGGAATGACGAATATGTCAAGTTTGGTTTCACCTGTACTACAGAGAAGGATGGGACACAACGTCCACAGTGTATCCTGTGCAGCACACTCTTCTCAAATGCGAACTTGAAGCCATCAAAGCTTGATgaacatttcaagaacaaacatggTGGCAGGGATGCAGGAAATGACATTGTGACATTAAGGGTCAAAAGAGctaggtttgatcaggttggcacATTGCCGACTTATGGATTTTCGCCAACAGAGAAACCTTTACTGCGTGCTTCTTATGAAGTTGCATACCAGATtgctaaatcaaagaaaccccaTACAATTGGTGAGGAACTGATCAAGCCATGCGCCCTTGAAATGGCAAAGATTGTTCTCGGCAAGGAAGCTGAGAAGAAACTCCAACAAGTGTCTTTGTCAAATGATGTAATCCATAACCGAATCATCGACATGAGTGTTGACATCCTGGAACAAGTTGTAGCTGACATCAAGGCTAGTCCAGTTAAGATTAGCCTACaagtggatgaatcaacagat aatttttccCTAAGAAACGAACTTCACCTTGACAAAATTGGTTCAATATGTACAGATGGTGCACCAGCAATGCTGGGCAATCGTTCTGGGTTTGCTGCATTAATGAGGAAAGAAGTTCCTAATCTGAAAATCACTCACTGCTTTCTTCATCGTCACTCTCTTGCAGCAAAGACATTGCCCCTAGATCTCAAGAAAACTCTGGATATTTGTGTCAAGGTTGTAAACTTTATTCGCAGCCGAGCTTTGAATCATCGATTGTTTCAGTCACTTTGTGAGGAAATGGGTCAGGAATACACTGTTCTTTTGTACAACACTGAAGTGAGGTGGTTGTCACGTGGTCGTGTGCTGTTTCGTGTGTTTGAACTGAGAGGAGAAATTCATCAGTTTCTCCGTGAAAGGGTACAAGAACtggctatatatttcaaagaacctaGTTTTGTTCAGATGCTTGCCTATTTGGCTGATGTGTTCTTAGCTCTCAATGAACTCAATCTCTCTCTGCAAGGAAGGGGACTCAACATTGTGACTGCAAGCGCGAAATTGGCTgcattcaaagaaaaacttgtctTGTGGATAAAGCGTGTGAAGATGGGAAATTTGGCAAATTTCCCCTGCCTGGAAGAGACAGTCACAGAAAATTCTACCCTGCatccagactttgttgcaaaagttgTTGAACATATGCAGATGCTGCGTACTTCATTTGAGGGTTACTTCTCGTGTGGAGAGCTGCAAACCTATGACAACTGGATCCTGAATCCTTTCATGCAGAATTTGGAAGATGTCAGCGGCATCAAGGAAGATCTCATCGACCTTAGACACAATCGTGAAATCCAAATGGAGTTCACCAATAGTCAGCTGGAAGCATACCCTGCATTAGCGAAGAAAGCTCTTGAAGTGCTG